In the genome of Polaribacter sp. MED152, one region contains:
- a CDS encoding phosphoenolpyruvate carboxylase — MSTLPKLTKFNDNVLSKYQIYNSIFITLPFDTINNTGVLLPLFHKVCEKGFKNGKNPTELVEKFFKKYQDTPSEKDKKDLLFQFIQYIERQVVLFDAIEDAAFPVVNNMDGFGTLRNSKESATLSGKDEALKKYLEDFKVRVVLTAHPTQFYPGSVLGIITDLDKAIQNDDLLLIKKLLAQLGKTPFYKKSKPTPFDEAVSLIWYLENVFYHSVSKIHNYIQEHVYDGQPTENEIIDLGFWPGGDRDGNPFVTTQITLDVAERLRQSILRNYYRDVRRLKRRFTFDGVQEILSRVEKRLYKHVVRSYAKVNFSKEILLEELENAREIVIKNHDSLFIDELNDVINKVRIFGFHFATLDIRQDSRVHHKAFTQIVDDLLASGDTTFPKNYQRLSPEEQVEVLALVKGNIDPSIFSDEMSVKTIESIYALKTIQQRNGESGANRYIISNNQTALNVMQTFAMLNLCGFENELPVDVIPLFETVDDLENASDVMRTLYSNKAYRYHLSKRKDKQTIMLGFSDGTKDGGYLMANWGIFKAKEALTKVSREFDIEVIFFDGRGGPPARGGGKTHQFYASLGPTIEDKEIQLTIQGQTISSNFGTLDSSQFNLEQLISSGIKNEVFTKDQINDTNREIINDLANTSYKTYVDFKNHPQFLSYLEKMSTLKYYAKTNIGSRPSKRSNSDTLDFSALRAIPFVGSWSQLKQNVPGFFGVGTALKKYEDADRFDEIVAFYNASDFFKTLLENSMMSLTKSFFGLTAYMADDPVYGEFWKLIYEEYKTTKRLLLKLTGHKELMENYPEGKASIAMRESIVLPLLTIQQFALKKIQDLQQSEGNEAEIEVYEKMVMRSLFGNINASRNSA; from the coding sequence ATGTCTACCTTACCAAAACTTACCAAATTCAATGACAATGTCTTGTCTAAGTATCAAATTTATAATAGTATTTTTATTACGCTACCTTTTGATACGATAAACAACACTGGTGTATTGCTACCTCTATTTCATAAAGTATGTGAAAAAGGTTTTAAAAACGGAAAAAATCCTACAGAACTTGTAGAAAAATTCTTTAAAAAATATCAAGATACACCATCAGAAAAAGACAAGAAAGATTTACTCTTTCAATTCATTCAATACATAGAACGTCAAGTAGTTTTATTCGATGCGATAGAAGATGCTGCTTTTCCTGTGGTAAATAATATGGATGGTTTTGGAACACTTAGAAACTCTAAAGAATCTGCTACATTAAGTGGTAAAGATGAAGCTTTAAAAAAGTATTTAGAAGATTTTAAAGTACGTGTAGTTTTAACTGCTCATCCTACTCAATTTTACCCAGGTTCAGTTTTGGGTATCATTACAGATTTAGATAAAGCCATACAAAATGATGATTTACTTTTAATAAAAAAGCTATTAGCTCAATTAGGTAAAACACCATTTTATAAAAAATCTAAACCAACACCTTTTGATGAAGCTGTAAGCTTAATTTGGTATTTAGAAAACGTATTTTATCATTCAGTAAGTAAAATTCACAACTATATTCAAGAGCATGTTTACGATGGGCAACCTACAGAAAATGAAATTATAGATTTAGGGTTTTGGCCTGGAGGAGATAGAGATGGTAACCCATTTGTAACTACTCAAATTACTTTAGATGTTGCAGAAAGATTGCGTCAATCAATCTTAAGAAACTATTACAGAGATGTAAGACGTTTAAAAAGACGTTTTACTTTTGATGGTGTACAAGAAATACTATCTAGAGTAGAAAAGCGCTTATACAAACATGTTGTTAGAAGTTATGCTAAAGTAAATTTCTCTAAAGAAATACTTTTAGAAGAGCTAGAAAACGCTAGAGAAATTGTCATTAAAAATCATGATTCGTTATTTATAGATGAACTTAATGATGTAATTAATAAAGTAAGAATTTTTGGTTTTCACTTTGCAACATTAGACATTAGGCAAGATAGTAGAGTGCATCATAAAGCGTTTACTCAAATTGTTGATGATTTATTGGCAAGTGGAGATACTACTTTCCCAAAAAATTATCAAAGATTATCACCAGAAGAACAAGTAGAAGTTTTAGCCTTGGTAAAAGGCAATATTGATCCTTCTATCTTTTCAGATGAAATGTCTGTAAAAACTATAGAATCTATTTATGCCTTAAAGACCATACAACAAAGAAATGGTGAAAGTGGTGCAAATAGATATATTATTAGTAACAACCAAACTGCATTAAACGTAATGCAAACCTTTGCGATGCTAAACTTATGTGGTTTTGAGAATGAATTACCTGTAGATGTAATTCCGCTTTTTGAAACTGTAGACGATTTAGAAAACGCAAGCGATGTTATGAGAACGCTTTATTCTAATAAAGCCTACAGATATCACTTATCTAAAAGAAAAGACAAACAAACTATTATGTTAGGCTTCTCTGATGGAACTAAAGATGGTGGTTATTTAATGGCAAATTGGGGAATTTTCAAAGCAAAAGAAGCACTAACAAAAGTATCTAGAGAGTTTGATATAGAGGTTATTTTCTTTGATGGTAGAGGTGGACCACCAGCAAGAGGTGGAGGAAAAACGCATCAATTCTATGCATCTTTAGGCCCTACTATAGAGGATAAAGAAATACAATTAACTATTCAAGGTCAAACCATTAGTTCTAACTTTGGTACTTTAGATTCTTCACAATTTAATTTAGAACAATTAATAAGTTCTGGTATTAAAAATGAGGTTTTTACTAAAGACCAAATTAACGATACCAATAGAGAAATTATTAATGACTTGGCTAATACAAGTTATAAAACGTATGTAGATTTCAAAAATCATCCACAATTTTTATCGTATTTAGAAAAAATGAGTACCTTAAAATATTACGCGAAAACAAATATTGGTAGTAGGCCAAGTAAAAGATCTAACTCAGATACTTTAGATTTTTCTGCTTTAAGAGCTATACCTTTTGTAGGTAGTTGGAGTCAATTAAAACAAAATGTTCCAGGATTTTTTGGTGTAGGAACTGCACTAAAAAAATATGAAGATGCAGATCGATTTGACGAAATTGTAGCTTTCTATAATGCTTCAGATTTCTTTAAAACTTTACTAGAAAATAGTATGATGAGTTTAACCAAATCTTTCTTTGGTTTAACAGCATATATGGCTGATGATCCTGTTTATGGGGAATTCTGGAAATTAATTTATGAGGAGTATAAAACAACAAAAAGATTGTTACTAAAACTTACAGGTCATAAAGAATTAATGGAGAATTATCCTGAAGGTAAAGCTTCTATAGCAATGAGAGAGAGCATTGTTTTACCATTATTAACCATACAGCAATTTGCGTTAAAGAAAATTCAAGATTTACAACAATCTGAAGGTAATGAAGCAGAGATTGAAGTCTATGAAAAAATGGTAATGCGTTCTTTATTTGGTAATATTAACGCTAGTAGAAATTCAGCATAG
- a CDS encoding protein-disulfide reductase DsbD yields the protein MKKFITLFIFLTVFLAKAQTESDPIKIEASINKISETEYDVIFNAKLFKGWYLYSQYNPEDASLPLEVSIPEGATGYKLIGNPKEEDTFKKYSDVWEVEEIVFKDKARITQRIQLTNKDITQIKINFFGQVCETACINIDENFTISLSGAVLAETIVLDEKSKLLTQNLKLDLKNKALLRSNSDVDTTSSNGLFSIFFLGFVGGLLALLTPCVFPMIPLTVSFFTKQTNNKRKGIFRAVLYGFFIVFIYILLSLPFHFLDNLDPEILNTISTNVWLNIFFFAVLVFFAFSFFGFYEITLPSSWGNKMDSASSVGGILGIFFMALTLAIVSFSCTGPILGSLLAGSLTADGGATQLTAGMTGFGLALALPFALFALFPNWLNALPKSGGWMNTTKVVLGFLELALAFKFLSNADLVAHWDLLKREVFIAIWIIIFIGLALYLFAKIKFPHDSPIKKLSFSRVSFGVLVIAFIVYLAPGVLKNPTWNLSLLSGFPPPQFYSIYEQENNCPLGLDCYKDFDEGLAKAKAVNKPILLDFTGWACVNCRKMEENVWSELDIFRLLKNDYILISLYVDDNEKELPENQQFNFLKENGKLKQIKTVGDKWSTFQVINFKNASQPYYVLLSPDLEVLNTAQQYTDRDTYYAWLKDGLINFNSKE from the coding sequence ATGAAGAAATTCATCACACTTTTTATCTTTTTGACTGTCTTTTTAGCAAAAGCACAAACAGAAAGTGACCCCATAAAAATTGAAGCTTCTATCAATAAAATTTCAGAAACTGAATATGATGTAATTTTTAATGCCAAGCTATTTAAGGGCTGGTATTTGTACTCACAATACAATCCTGAAGATGCATCTTTGCCTTTAGAAGTTTCTATTCCTGAAGGTGCAACTGGTTATAAATTAATAGGAAATCCGAAAGAAGAAGATACCTTTAAAAAATATTCTGATGTTTGGGAAGTAGAAGAAATCGTTTTTAAAGATAAAGCAAGAATCACCCAACGAATTCAGCTAACAAACAAAGATATAACTCAAATTAAAATTAACTTTTTTGGTCAAGTTTGTGAAACAGCTTGTATTAATATCGATGAAAATTTTACAATTTCTTTATCTGGAGCAGTACTAGCAGAAACCATTGTTTTAGATGAAAAAAGTAAATTACTGACTCAAAATTTAAAATTAGATTTAAAAAACAAAGCGCTTCTAAGAAGTAATTCAGATGTTGATACAACCTCTTCAAATGGTTTGTTTAGCATTTTCTTTCTAGGGTTTGTAGGTGGCCTTTTGGCCTTATTAACACCTTGCGTCTTCCCTATGATTCCTTTAACAGTTTCATTTTTCACAAAACAGACTAATAATAAAAGAAAAGGAATTTTTAGAGCCGTTCTTTACGGATTCTTTATCGTGTTTATCTATATTTTATTGAGTTTACCTTTTCATTTTCTAGACAATTTAGACCCAGAAATTTTAAATACTATTTCTACAAATGTTTGGCTAAACATTTTCTTTTTTGCTGTTTTGGTGTTTTTTGCGTTTTCATTTTTTGGCTTTTATGAAATAACTTTACCAAGTTCTTGGGGTAATAAAATGGATTCTGCATCTTCTGTAGGTGGTATTTTAGGAATCTTTTTTATGGCCTTAACCTTAGCCATTGTATCCTTTTCATGCACAGGACCAATTTTGGGGTCATTATTAGCAGGTTCTTTAACTGCAGATGGTGGTGCAACACAGCTAACTGCAGGTATGACCGGTTTTGGTTTAGCCCTAGCCTTACCCTTTGCCCTATTTGCCTTATTTCCTAATTGGTTAAATGCACTGCCAAAATCTGGTGGTTGGATGAATACAACAAAAGTTGTACTTGGCTTTTTAGAGCTAGCTTTGGCATTTAAATTTTTATCGAATGCAGATTTAGTTGCACATTGGGATCTTTTAAAACGTGAAGTTTTTATAGCTATTTGGATAATTATATTCATTGGTTTAGCCTTGTATTTATTCGCTAAAATTAAATTCCCTCACGATTCTCCAATTAAAAAACTTTCTTTTTCTAGAGTCTCTTTTGGTGTTTTAGTGATTGCTTTTATCGTTTATTTAGCTCCAGGAGTTTTGAAAAATCCAACTTGGAATTTGAGTTTATTAAGCGGTTTTCCTCCTCCTCAATTTTATAGCATTTACGAACAAGAGAACAATTGTCCTTTAGGCTTAGATTGTTATAAAGATTTTGATGAAGGCTTAGCTAAGGCAAAAGCTGTTAATAAACCAATTTTACTAGATTTTACAGGTTGGGCTTGTGTAAATTGTAGAAAAATGGAAGAAAATGTTTGGAGTGAATTAGACATTTTTAGACTCCTAAAAAACGATTATATTTTAATTTCTCTGTATGTAGATGACAATGAGAAAGAACTACCAGAAAACCAACAATTTAATTTCTTAAAAGAAAATGGTAAATTAAAACAGATTAAAACTGTAGGTGATAAATGGTCTACTTTTCAGGTAATTAATTTTAAAAATGCATCTCAACCTTATTACGTATTATTAAGTCCAGATTTAGAAGTCTTAAATACTGCACAACAATATACAGATAGAGATACTTATTATGCATGGTTAAAAGATGGCTTGATAAACTTTAATAGCAAAGAATAA
- the tilS gene encoding tRNA lysidine(34) synthetase TilS — MLQKFKNHINKNFPFLKDKKLLIAISGGLDSVVLTHLFHQLNIAEIALAHCNFKLRNKASDLDEEFVNKLSQITSNQIFIKSFQTEKISENQKKSIQITARELRYNWFQELMDEHQLDYILTAHHADDNLETFLINLTRGSGLDGFTGIPAINGNIVRTLLPFSRSEILNFAKSNNIEWREDASNASIKYVRNKIRHKVIPVLKEINPSLLESFSNSIHHLKEVQEIVNDKIVDVTKQSVVKEKESIKIDIQKIKELANPKAYLYQILKEYHFTEWNDVYHLLDSQSGKAVYSKTHRLLKDRSFLILSKLENNTNEVYRITENDVLISQPLNLNFQEVTEIKPQNKHSIYVDKDLLNYPLYLRKKQNGDYIYPSGMQGKKKLSKYFKDEKFSLLDKENTWLLCNSENAIVWVIGYRQDRRFMATTSTKNYLKINKL, encoded by the coding sequence ATGCTTCAAAAATTTAAAAATCATATCAACAAAAATTTTCCTTTTTTAAAGGATAAAAAACTATTGATAGCTATTTCTGGAGGATTAGATTCTGTTGTTTTAACACATTTATTTCATCAATTAAATATTGCAGAAATAGCATTAGCACATTGTAATTTTAAATTACGAAATAAAGCCAGTGATTTAGATGAAGAATTTGTTAATAAATTATCTCAAATAACGTCTAATCAGATTTTTATAAAATCATTTCAAACTGAAAAAATTTCAGAAAATCAAAAAAAATCTATTCAAATAACAGCAAGAGAATTAAGATATAATTGGTTCCAAGAATTGATGGATGAACATCAATTAGATTATATTTTAACAGCACATCATGCAGATGATAATTTAGAAACCTTTCTAATTAACTTAACTAGAGGTTCTGGTTTAGATGGTTTTACTGGCATACCAGCTATTAATGGGAATATTGTAAGAACACTTTTACCTTTTAGTAGATCTGAAATTCTAAACTTTGCAAAAAGTAATAATATTGAGTGGAGAGAAGATGCAAGTAATGCATCTATAAAATATGTACGTAATAAAATTAGACACAAGGTAATTCCTGTTCTCAAAGAAATTAATCCTAGTTTATTAGAATCCTTTTCAAATTCTATACATCATTTAAAAGAAGTTCAAGAAATTGTAAACGATAAAATAGTCGATGTTACTAAACAATCTGTTGTTAAAGAAAAGGAAAGTATAAAAATTGATATTCAGAAAATTAAAGAATTGGCGAATCCTAAAGCCTACTTATATCAGATTTTAAAAGAATATCATTTTACTGAGTGGAATGACGTTTACCATTTGTTAGATTCACAATCAGGTAAAGCTGTATATTCTAAAACCCATCGTTTATTAAAAGATAGATCGTTTTTGATACTTTCTAAATTAGAAAATAATACTAACGAGGTTTATAGAATTACAGAGAACGATGTTCTTATTTCTCAACCTTTAAATTTAAATTTTCAAGAAGTTACAGAAATAAAACCACAAAACAAGCACAGCATTTACGTTGATAAAGATTTGTTAAATTACCCTCTTTATTTAAGAAAAAAACAAAATGGAGACTATATTTATCCTTCTGGAATGCAAGGAAAAAAGAAGTTAAGCAAGTATTTTAAAGATGAGAAATTTTCGCTTTTAGATAAAGAAAATACTTGGTTACTTTGCAATTCAGAAAATGCTATTGTTTGGGTGATTGGCTATAGACAAGATCGTAGATTTATGGCAACAACATCAACCAAAAATTATTTAAAAATCAACAAATTATAA
- a CDS encoding alpha/beta hydrolase, translating into MINKEFNFSIYDTEFYGQYWEGEETKAVVVLAHGMGEHSNRYEHVAKKLTEHCYAIVAFDHFGHGKTGGKRGHNPSFDAVLESVEKVIEKAKTLYPKKPIFLYGHSMGGNTIVNYVLRKKHDLKGAIATSPFLKLAFDPPAVKLFVGKLLQNIVPSLTMGNELDVNAISRNEKEVKSYVQDPLVHSKISPNYSIKFIETGEWAIENAHKLKIPMFLVHGTEDSIIDYKGTEAFAKNSKNAELKLYKGGYHELHNDLCQEEMLQDIVNWLNSQL; encoded by the coding sequence ATGATCAATAAAGAATTTAATTTTAGCATTTACGATACCGAGTTTTATGGCCAATATTGGGAAGGAGAAGAAACCAAAGCTGTTGTTGTTTTAGCACATGGAATGGGAGAACACTCTAATAGGTATGAACACGTAGCTAAAAAACTAACTGAGCATTGTTATGCTATTGTAGCTTTTGATCATTTTGGGCATGGAAAAACGGGTGGCAAAAGAGGTCACAACCCAAGCTTTGATGCAGTTTTAGAGAGCGTAGAAAAAGTTATTGAAAAAGCAAAAACACTTTATCCAAAAAAACCAATTTTTCTTTATGGCCATTCTATGGGTGGTAATACTATTGTAAATTATGTATTAAGAAAAAAACACGATTTAAAAGGTGCTATAGCTACAAGTCCGTTTTTAAAACTAGCCTTTGATCCGCCAGCTGTAAAACTTTTTGTGGGTAAACTTTTACAAAATATAGTACCCTCTTTAACCATGGGTAATGAGCTAGATGTTAATGCGATTTCTAGAAATGAAAAAGAAGTGAAAAGTTATGTGCAAGATCCTTTAGTGCATTCTAAAATAAGTCCTAATTACTCTATAAAATTTATAGAAACAGGAGAATGGGCTATAGAAAATGCACATAAATTAAAAATACCAATGTTTTTAGTTCATGGCACAGAAGATAGTATTATAGATTATAAGGGTACTGAAGCTTTTGCCAAGAATAGCAAGAATGCAGAGCTTAAATTATACAAGGGTGGTTATCATGAATTGCATAACGATTTGTGTCAAGAAGAAATGCTTCAGGATATTGTTAACTGGTTAAATTCTCAACTATAA
- the pabB gene encoding aminodeoxychorismate synthase component I: MLRTTKSFTVSNVAEFKNALLIWAQQFDTAVWLDSNQYKQQYSSFDCALAVEEFTAIKTDYSHAFDKLKEYQNSTKDYIFGYISYDVKNDVEQLSSQNFDGLDFADLYFFQPQKLFFIKGNTVEFHYLKMVDDEIKSDFETIQKTENLASKKAESDIKIKLRIHKEEYYSKIQKVLNHIKRGDIYEANFCQEFYAENATINPLKVYQDLNAISEPPFAVFLKMEHQYLLSASPERYIRKEGSKIVSQPIKGTAKRLRSIIDDQKIASDLSKDIKERSENVMIVDLVRNDLSKSAKKGSVKVEELCKVYSFKQVHQMISTVVSELKENIHAVDVIQDTFPMGSMTGAPKVSAMKIIENLEETKRGLYSGAVGYFTPEGDFDFNVVIRSILYNEEKQYISYSVGGAITAKSIPEKEYEECLLKAKAMRYVLLNSN; the protein is encoded by the coding sequence ATGCTAAGAACCACAAAGTCTTTTACTGTTAGTAATGTAGCTGAATTTAAAAATGCATTACTAATTTGGGCACAACAATTTGATACAGCTGTTTGGTTAGACTCCAATCAATACAAGCAACAATATTCAAGTTTCGATTGTGCATTAGCTGTAGAAGAATTCACGGCTATTAAAACAGATTATAGCCACGCTTTTGATAAATTAAAAGAATATCAAAACTCTACAAAAGACTACATTTTTGGATATATTTCTTATGATGTTAAGAACGATGTAGAACAACTTTCTTCTCAAAATTTTGATGGCTTAGATTTTGCTGATTTGTACTTTTTTCAACCACAAAAACTATTTTTTATAAAAGGAAATACAGTTGAATTTCATTATTTAAAGATGGTTGATGATGAAATTAAAAGCGATTTTGAAACCATTCAAAAAACAGAAAACCTAGCAAGTAAAAAAGCAGAAAGTGATATAAAAATAAAACTAAGAATTCATAAAGAGGAATATTATAGCAAAATTCAAAAAGTGCTAAATCACATAAAAAGAGGTGATATTTATGAAGCCAATTTTTGTCAAGAATTTTATGCCGAAAATGCAACTATAAACCCATTAAAAGTCTATCAAGATTTAAATGCTATTTCTGAACCACCATTTGCAGTATTTCTTAAAATGGAGCATCAATATTTGTTATCTGCTTCTCCTGAAAGATACATTAGAAAAGAAGGTTCAAAAATTGTTTCTCAGCCCATTAAAGGTACAGCCAAACGTTTAAGAAGTATTATTGACGATCAGAAAATTGCATCAGATTTATCTAAAGATATTAAAGAACGATCAGAAAATGTAATGATTGTAGATTTGGTAAGAAATGATTTATCGAAATCTGCAAAAAAAGGTTCTGTAAAAGTAGAAGAACTATGCAAAGTATATTCGTTTAAACAAGTACATCAAATGATATCTACAGTGGTTTCTGAACTAAAAGAGAATATTCATGCTGTAGATGTTATTCAAGATACTTTTCCTATGGGAAGCATGACAGGAGCACCTAAAGTATCTGCCATGAAAATTATTGAGAACTTAGAAGAAACAAAACGTGGTTTGTATTCTGGGGCTGTTGGTTATTTTACACCTGAAGGCGATTTTGATTTTAATGTTGTCATTCGAAGTATATTGTACAATGAAGAAAAGCAATATATTTCTTACTCTGTAGGTGGTGCAATAACAGCAAAATCAATTCCAGAAAAGGAATATGAAGAATGTTTACTAAAAGCAAAAGCAATGCGTTATGTATTGCTGAATTCTAATTAA
- the lpdA gene encoding dihydrolipoyl dehydrogenase, with protein MKYDIIVIGSGPGGYISAIRASQLGKKVAIIEKYSTLGGTCLNVGCIPSKALLDSSHHFYDAVHHFEEHGISVEKPSFDFSKMIDRKAKVVETTTGGIKYLMDKNNIDVYEGLGSFEDATHVKVSKNDGSSEVIEGTNIIIATGSKPSTLPFITVDKDRIITSTEALKLKEVPKHLLVIGGGVIGLELGSVYKRLGADVTVIEYAPKITPTMDADVSKELQKVLKKQGMKFNVSTGVTSVERNGDEIIVKANNKKGEEVTFTGDYCLVAVGRKAYTEGLGLEKAGVKVNERGQVEVNDHLQTNISNIYAIGDVVKGAMLAHKAEEEGVVVAEYLAGEKPHIDYNLIPGIVYTWPEVAAVGKTEQELKDAKIEYKSGKFSMRALGRSRASGDLDGFVKVLADKKTDEVLGVHMVGARVADLIMETAVAMEYRASAEDLARICHGHPTYSEAVKEAAKAAWDGKPLNA; from the coding sequence ATGAAATACGACATTATAGTTATTGGTTCTGGACCTGGAGGATACATTTCTGCAATTAGAGCATCTCAATTAGGTAAAAAGGTAGCTATCATAGAAAAATATAGCACATTAGGAGGAACTTGTTTAAACGTAGGTTGTATTCCTTCTAAAGCATTATTAGATTCTTCTCATCATTTTTACGATGCTGTTCATCATTTTGAAGAGCATGGAATTTCGGTAGAAAAACCAAGTTTCGATTTTTCTAAAATGATAGATCGTAAAGCTAAAGTTGTAGAAACTACAACTGGTGGTATTAAATATTTAATGGATAAAAACAACATTGATGTTTACGAGGGCTTAGGCTCTTTTGAAGATGCTACTCATGTAAAAGTTTCTAAGAATGATGGCTCATCAGAAGTAATTGAAGGTACTAATATTATTATAGCAACTGGTTCTAAACCATCTACATTGCCTTTTATCACTGTAGATAAAGACAGAATTATCACCTCTACAGAGGCTTTAAAACTGAAAGAAGTTCCAAAACATTTATTGGTAATTGGTGGTGGAGTAATTGGGCTAGAGTTAGGTTCTGTTTATAAAAGATTAGGTGCAGATGTTACTGTTATTGAATATGCACCAAAAATTACACCAACTATGGATGCTGACGTTTCTAAAGAACTTCAAAAAGTTTTAAAGAAACAAGGAATGAAATTTAATGTGAGTACAGGTGTAACATCTGTAGAAAGAAATGGTGATGAAATTATAGTTAAAGCAAATAATAAAAAAGGAGAAGAAGTTACTTTTACTGGAGATTATTGTTTAGTTGCTGTTGGTAGAAAAGCATATACAGAAGGATTAGGTTTAGAAAAAGCTGGTGTTAAAGTAAATGAAAGAGGACAGGTAGAAGTTAACGATCATTTACAAACAAACATCTCTAATATTTATGCCATTGGCGATGTTGTAAAAGGTGCAATGTTAGCTCATAAAGCAGAAGAAGAAGGTGTTGTTGTAGCAGAATATTTAGCTGGCGAAAAACCTCATATAGATTATAATTTAATTCCTGGTATCGTGTATACATGGCCAGAAGTTGCTGCAGTTGGTAAAACTGAACAAGAATTAAAAGACGCAAAAATAGAATACAAATCTGGTAAATTTTCTATGAGAGCTTTAGGAAGATCTAGAGCTAGTGGAGATTTAGACGGTTTTGTAAAAGTATTGGCAGATAAAAAAACAGACGAAGTTTTAGGTGTACATATGGTTGGTGCTAGAGTTGCTGATTTAATCATGGAAACTGCTGTAGCTATGGAGTACAGAGCATCTGCAGAAGATTTAGCTAGAATTTGTCATGGTCATCCAACGTATTCAGAAGCTGTAAAAGAAGCAGCAAAAGCGGCTTGGGATGGTAAACCTTTAAACGCATAA
- a CDS encoding heme-binding domain-containing protein has protein sequence MKILKKVGLVLLLILIIAQFFGPEKNDGDLQSVDAFIAETNPPKDVLEIMKTTCFDCHSSKTVYPWYDKITPVNYWLAEHIEDGKKHLDFSNWSAYSLKKKEHKMDELYEEVEEGEMPLNSYTWTHAEANLTQEQINAVVTWAKKVQADYKQQLTEK, from the coding sequence ATGAAAATACTAAAAAAAGTAGGTCTTGTTTTACTATTAATATTGATAATTGCGCAATTTTTTGGACCAGAAAAAAATGATGGCGATTTACAATCTGTAGACGCATTTATTGCAGAAACAAATCCGCCAAAAGATGTTTTAGAAATTATGAAGACTACTTGCTTTGATTGTCATTCTTCAAAAACGGTGTATCCTTGGTATGATAAAATTACACCTGTAAATTATTGGTTGGCAGAGCATATAGAAGATGGAAAGAAACATTTAGATTTTTCGAATTGGAGCGCTTATTCTCTTAAGAAAAAAGAACACAAAATGGATGAGTTGTATGAAGAAGTAGAAGAAGGTGAAATGCCTTTAAACTCATACACTTGGACGCATGCAGAGGCAAATTTAACACAAGAACAAATTAATGCTGTAGTAACTTGGGCTAAAAAAGTTCAAGCAGATTACAAGCAACAATTGACAGAAAAGTAA